A window of the Cynocephalus volans isolate mCynVol1 chromosome 10, mCynVol1.pri, whole genome shotgun sequence genome harbors these coding sequences:
- the PSMB6 gene encoding proteasome subunit beta type-6: MAATLAAARETRPAPAWGPEAIAPDWENREVSTGTTIMAVQFEGGVVLGADSRTTTGSYIANRVTDKLTPIHDYIFCCRSGSAADTQAVADAVTYQLGFHSIELNEPPLVHTAASLFKEMCYRYREDLMAGIIIAGWDPQEGGQVYSVPMGGMMVRQSFAIGGSGSSYIYGYVDATYREGMTKEECLQFTANALALAMERDGSSGGVIRLAAIAESGVERQVLLGDQIPKFSIATLPPP; encoded by the exons ATGGCGGCCACCTTAGCAGCTGCTAGAGAAACCCGGCCGGCACCGGCCTGGGGGCCGGAGGCCATTGCTCCAGACTGGGAAAACCGGGAAGTCTCTACAGGG ACTACTATCATGGCCGTGCAATTTGaggggggcgtggttctgggggccgACTCCAGAACAACCACTGG GTCCTACATCGCCAATCGAGTGACTGACAAGCTGACTCCTATTCATGATTACATTTTCTGCTGCCGCTCAGGCTCAGCAGCTGATACCCAGGCAGTAGCTGACGCTGTTACTTATCAGCTTGGTTTCCACAG CATTGAACTGAATGAGCCTCCACTGGTACACACAGCAGCCAGCCTCTTTAAGGAGATGTGTTACCGATACCGGGAAGACTTGATGGCAGGAATCATCATCGCGGGTTGGGACCCTCAAGAAGGAGGGCAG GTGTACTCAGTGCCCATGGGGGGTATGATGGTAAGGCAGTCCTTTGCCATTGGAGGCTCTGGGAGCTCCTATATCTATGGCTATGTCGATGCTACCTACCGAGAAGGCATGACCAAAGAAGAGTGTCTGCAGTTCACTGCCAATG CTCTCGCTTTGGCCATGGAGCGCGATGGCTCCAGTGGTGGGGTGATCCGCCTGGCAGCCATTGCAGAGTCGGGGGTAGAACGGCAGGTACTTTTGGGAGACCAGATACCCAAATTCTCCATTGCCACTTTACCACCCCCCTGA
- the TM4SF5 gene encoding transmembrane 4 L6 family member 5, whose protein sequence is MCTGKCARCVGLSLIPLSLVCILANTLLLVPNGKTTWTKENLTSQVWYMAGFIGGGLMVLCPGIAAVRAGGKGCCGVGCCGNRCRMLRSVFSSAFGVLGAIYCLAVSGAALQIGPKCFMNGKWDYHFKGTSGAYLRNQSQWDLCEEPPHVVAWNVTLFSLLVAASCLEIVLCGIQLVNGTLGVFCGDCREKEVGQRGVDLEREPARSWLLPRFLFSAGRPSLRLH, encoded by the exons ATGTGCACAGGAAAGTGTGCCCGCTGTGTAGGGctctccctcatccccctctccctggTCTGCATCCTGGCCAACACCCTCCTGCTGGTGCCTAATGGGAAGACCACCTGGACCAAGGAGAACCTCACCTCGCAAGTCTGGTACATGGCTGGCTTCATCGGCGGGGGCCTGATG GTACTGTGTCCGGGAATTGCAGCCGTTCGGGCAGGGGGCAAGGGCTGTTGTGGTGTAGGCTGTTGTGGAAATCGCTGCAGG ATGCTGCGCTCGGTCTTCTCCTCGGCGTTCGGGGTGCTCGGGGCCATCTACTGCCTGGCGGTGTCGGGAGCCGCGCTCCAAATTGGACCCAAATGCTTCATGAACGGGAAGTGGGACTACCACTTCAAAGGGACCTC AGGCGCTTACTTGCGCAACCAGAGCCAGTGGGATCTGTGCGAGGAACCGCCTCACGTGGTCGCTTGGAATGTGACGCTGTTCTCGCTGCTGGTGGCCGCCTCGTGCCTGGAGATCGTGCTGTGTGGGATACAGCTGGTGAACGGGACCCTTGGTGTCTTCTGTGGGGACTGCAGGGAAAAGGAGGTAGGACAGCGTGGGGTGGACTTGGAGAGGGAACCTGCTCGCTCTTGGCTGCTTCCTCGATTTCTCTTCTCCGCAGGGCGCCCCTCACTGAGGCTCCACTGA
- the VMO1 gene encoding vitelline membrane outer layer protein 1 homolog translates to MERGSGGKLLLLLLLLWATCCRHACADGPSGYTLVIEVTNGGPWGDWAWPEMCPNGFFASGFSLKVEPPQGIPGDDTALNGIRLHCARGNAERNTHVVESQSGRWGAWTEPLWCPGGGFLVAFSLRVEAPMTPGDNTAANNVRFRCSDGAELEGPGLGWGDFGDWSDECPKGACGLQTKIERPRGLRDDTALNDARLFCCRS, encoded by the exons ATGGAGCGGGGCTCCGGaggcaagctgctgctgctgctgctgttactgtGGGCGACCTGCTGCAGACATGCGTGCGCAGACGGACCCAGCGGCTACACGTTGGTCATTGAAGTGACCAACGGGGGTCCCTGGGGCGACTGGGCCTGGCCTGAGATGTGTCCGAACGGATTCTTCGCCAGCGGGTTCTCGCTCAAG GTGGAGCCCCCCCAAGGCATTCCTGGTGACGACACGGCTCTGAATGGGATTCGGCTGCACTGCGCGCGGGGGAACGCTGAGCGCAACACGCACGTGGTGGAATCCCAGTCTGGAAG GTGGGGCGCGTGGACTGAGCCGCTGTGGTGTCCCGGCGGCGGCTTCCTAGTGGCTTTCTCGCTTCGCGTGGAGGCACCCATGACCCCCGGAGACAACACGGCGGCGAACAACGTACGCTTCCGCTGCTCAGACGGCGCGGAGCTGGAGGggcctggcctgggctggggagaCTTTGGAGACTGGAGCGACGAGTGCCCCAAAGGCGCGTGCGGCTTGCAGACCAAGATCGAGCGGCCCAGAGGCCTCCGCGACGACACTGCGCTTAACGACGCGCGCCTATTCTGCTGCCGCAGCTga
- the GLTPD2 gene encoding LOW QUALITY PROTEIN: glycolipid transfer protein domain-containing protein 2 (The sequence of the model RefSeq protein was modified relative to this genomic sequence to represent the inferred CDS: inserted 3 bases in 3 codons; deleted 1 base in 1 codon), with product MRNARSPSPALGGTQESRPSGPKPPSRALAAPLLFSPGALSGFRSGTQGRTPEGLPPFQVRQESGPLIAPGREESPCLGPQGILGLVMRRIRASVNPKGDADLSQYVAGWREFLTLLGSIFAYATSEAFTKVAALEARVRAALEAWERRAGGAAGAARDHPPDSARSSGSRTLLLLHRALRWSQVCLHXGSPDAGVQCGGAYRTVLAPHHPRLLRQAARLAFLAFPGRGRWLEQECXGNREAEARAAGTXEDVYDRTRGLLAERDLLQPA from the exons ATGCGGAA TGCTCGGAGCCCTTCACCTGCTCTGGGAGGAACCCAGGAGTCCAGGCCCTCGGGACCCAAGCCCCCTTCTCGAGCCCTTGCCGCTCCGCTTCTCTTCTCCCCGGGAGCCTTATCAGGCTTCAGATCCGGGACACAGGGACGCACTCCGGAGGGACTGCCGCCCTTCCAA GTCCGGCAAGAGTCGGGCCCCCTGATCGCCCCTGGGCGGGAAGAGTCCCCGTGTCTGGGCCCTCAGGGGATACTGGGCCTCGTGATGCGGCGGATCCGCGCCAGCGTGAAC CCTAAAGGAGATGCGGACTTGTCGCAGTACGTGGCAGGATGGAGGGA GTTCCTAACTCTCCTCGGCTCCATCTTCGCCTACGCCACAAGCGAGGCCTTCACCAAGGTGGCAGCCCTCGAGGCTCGGGTGCGGGCGGCCCTGGAGGCGTGGGAGCGGCGCGCGGGCGGAGCTGCTGGAGCGGCCCGGGACCATCCCCCGGACTCGGCCCGGTCCTCGGGCTCACGGACGCTGCTCTTGCTGCACCGTGCGCTGCGCTGGTCCCAGGTCTGCCTCC CGGGAAGCCCGGACGCCGGCGTGCAGTGCGGCGGCGCCTACCGCACGGTCCTGGCCCCGCACCACCCCCGGCTCCTCCGTCAGGCAGCCCGCCTCGCATTCCTCGCCTTCCCGGGACGCGGCCGCTGGCTCGAGCAGGAGT CTGGGAACAGAGAGGCGGAGGCGCGGGCCGCCGGCA CTGAGGATGTCTACGACCGCACCCGGGGACTGCTGGCCGAACGCGATCTGCTCCAGCCGGCCTAA